In a genomic window of Gigantopelta aegis isolate Gae_Host chromosome 9, Gae_host_genome, whole genome shotgun sequence:
- the LOC121380857 gene encoding uncharacterized protein LOC121380857 isoform X2 produces the protein MEPGVQGRRTTLKCTGIHPESDGAMLLLPNNAIAGYCRFTSITSVCKGIGRYDVEKGPNREVTLIINSFDQATDVGEWKCASNTDIKNEHASCFKRAVASVPGKSGACTHGASTSVVIFWTIVILAANLQLTTSMFFN, from the exons ATGGAACCCGGAGTCCAAGGAAGAAGAACAACGTTGAAGTGTACGGGAATACATCCTGAAAGTGATGGAGCGATGTTGCTTCTACCAAATAACGCCATTGCAGGATATTGTAGATTTACAAGTATTACTAGTGTCTGTAAAGGAATAGGACGTTACGATGTTGAGAAAGGTCCAAATAGAGAAGTTACTTTGATAATAAACAGCTTTGATCAAGCAACGGACGTTGGTGAATGGAAATGCGCTTCTAACACGGATATCAAGAATGAACACGCGTCTTGTTTCAAGCGTGCCGTAG CATCAGTCCCGGGAAAGAGCG GTGCCTGTACCCATGGAGCATCAACTTCAGTGGTTATCTTCTGGACCATTGTCAT ACTGGCCGCAAATCTGCAGCTTACTACTTCCATGTTCTTCAACTAA